A genomic region of Fusarium falciforme chromosome 4, complete sequence contains the following coding sequences:
- a CDS encoding SGNH-hydro domain-containing protein, with protein MASTLPQVVLFGDSLFQHAIQLLDGYSFQAALQSEFIRRLDVVNRGFSGFNTDHALKHLPDIFPERTASSPKLHYLVILFGANDAVMETSVTNQHVPLERYKENLTKIINHPRITAHKPQIILVTPPPLDEIKSTPRSLGNGHKAALRHFAVSASYSEVVRQVAKENPGVALVDLWQVFMDKAAEMASPGDYTPGGPLLGSPENGKQGGLDVLLPDGLHMGGQGYQIFYDALLPHIGKEWKGLGEEDRTGWAIPDWRDLCGL; from the exons ATGGCT TCTACACTTCCCCAAGTCGTCCTCTTCGGAGACTCCCTATTCCAGCACGCCATCCAGCTCCTCGATGGCTACTCTTTCCAGGCCGCTCTACAGTCTG AATTCATTCGCCGCCTGGACGTTGTCAACCGAGGCTTCTCGGGCTTCAACACTGACCATGCTCTGAAGCACCTCCCGGACATCTTCCCCGAGCGCACGGCCTCATCGCCCAAGCTGCACTATCTC GTTATCCTGTTTGGTGCCAATGATGCCGTCATGGAGACTTCTGTCACTAACCAGCACGTACCCCTGGAGCGCTACAAGGAGAACCTCACCAAGATCATCAACCACCCACGCATCACCGCCCACAAGCCCCAGATCATCCTGGTGACGCCTCCTCCGTTGGATGAGATCAAGTCGACTCCTCGATCTCTTGGAAACGGCCACAAGGCGGCTCTTCGCCACTTTGCCGTCAGCGCCTCCTATTCCGAGGTGGTCCGCCAAGTCGCAAAGGAGAACCCAGGGGTTGCCCTAGTCGATCTGTGGCAGGTGTTCATGGACAAGGCCGCCGAGATGGCATCGCCCGGAGACTACACACCCGGCGGTCCCCTGCTGGGCTCGCCCGAGAACGGCAAGCAGGGTGGCCTGGATGTTCTCCTCCCCGACGGGCTTCACATGGGCGGTCAGGGTTACCAGATCTTTTACGACGCTCTGCTGCCTCACATTGGCAAGGAGTGGAAGGGACTCGGGGAGGAGGATCGGACAGGATGGGCGATTCCTGACTGGCGCGACCTGTGCGGACTCTAG